A stretch of Verrucomicrobiia bacterium DNA encodes these proteins:
- a CDS encoding transposase — MRMARMKVKAEEGRVGVYHCISRVVGGQRLLDDLCKEKLAEILLKLARFCGIEIITYCMMGNHFHLLPARPGSADMPNCSNA; from the coding sequence ATGCGCATGGCACGGATGAAGGTGAAGGCGGAGGAGGGACGGGTGGGGGTGTACCACTGCATCTCCCGCGTCGTTGGCGGTCAGCGACTGCTCGACGATCTGTGCAAGGAGAAGCTCGCCGAGATCCTCCTCAAACTCGCCCGGTTCTGCGGGATCGAGATCATCACCTACTGCATGATGGGCAACCACTTCCACCTGCTCCCTGCGCGTCCCGGCAGCGCGGATATGCC